A genomic window from Polyangium spumosum includes:
- the fabZ gene encoding 3-hydroxyacyl-ACP dehydratase FabZ, whose translation MRYLLLDRITRLEPPRLATGVKCVSLSDDTFADHFPGHPVMPGALVIEALAQLGGVLLEASRRAEGQEDVHALLTMIDRARFRRIVRPGDKLELEAEVILAREEGGQVRGKAQVDGEVVATAELGFAFTRVTNPKVLARRREVLDVWLTGAAEEP comes from the coding sequence GTGCGTTACCTGCTCCTCGATCGGATCACGCGGCTCGAGCCGCCGCGCCTCGCGACCGGTGTCAAGTGTGTCTCGCTCTCCGACGACACGTTCGCGGATCACTTCCCGGGTCACCCCGTGATGCCCGGCGCGCTCGTGATCGAGGCGCTCGCGCAGCTCGGCGGCGTGCTGCTCGAGGCGAGCCGGCGCGCCGAGGGGCAGGAGGACGTCCACGCGCTGCTCACGATGATCGATCGGGCCCGCTTCCGGCGCATCGTACGGCCCGGGGACAAACTCGAGCTCGAAGCGGAGGTGATCCTCGCGCGAGAAGAAGGCGGGCAGGTGAGAGGCAAGGCGCAGGTCGACGGCGAGGTCGTGGCGACGGCCGAGCTCGGCTTCGCGTTCACGCGCGTGACGAACCCGAAGGTGCTCGCGCGGCGGCGCGAGGTGCTCGACGTGTGGCTGACCGGAGCGGCGGAGGAGCCTTGA
- a CDS encoding arginase family protein translates to MTASFDPNAPAAADSGMYGLPFTEEEAAVVLVPVPWEVTTSYGGGTSGGPAAILEASRQVDLYDLDVEKPYAAGIFMQDVSEEIARWNEEGRALAQKIIEVAGVVETDELRAALSRVNELGGMLNARVEAETERLSAMGKIVGIVGGDHAVPLGAIEALARRRPGLGVLHFDAHSDTRRAYEGFTFSHASIMYNVLTRAPGVGKLVQVGIRDVCEEEMEYVATQGDRARVFFDRDLARRKFTGEPFAEITRGIVDALPREVWVSFDIDGLDPRFCPHTGTPVPGGLDFHEAVYVIGEVVRSGRTIVGFDLNEVAPGPDGDEWDANVGARLLYKLIGFALASQGKATLR, encoded by the coding sequence ATGACCGCCTCGTTCGACCCCAACGCGCCCGCGGCTGCGGACTCCGGCATGTATGGCCTGCCCTTCACCGAGGAAGAGGCCGCCGTCGTGCTCGTGCCCGTCCCCTGGGAAGTGACGACCTCGTACGGCGGTGGTACGTCCGGCGGCCCCGCGGCGATCCTCGAGGCGAGCCGGCAGGTCGACCTCTACGACCTCGACGTGGAGAAACCGTACGCGGCCGGCATTTTCATGCAGGACGTGTCCGAAGAGATCGCCCGGTGGAACGAGGAGGGGCGGGCGCTCGCGCAGAAGATCATCGAGGTGGCCGGCGTCGTCGAGACGGACGAGCTCCGCGCGGCGCTTTCGCGGGTGAACGAGCTCGGCGGTATGCTCAACGCGCGCGTCGAGGCCGAGACGGAGCGGCTCTCCGCGATGGGGAAGATCGTCGGAATCGTGGGCGGCGACCACGCCGTGCCCCTCGGCGCGATCGAGGCGCTCGCCCGGCGGCGCCCGGGGCTCGGCGTCCTGCATTTCGACGCGCATTCGGACACGCGCCGCGCCTACGAGGGGTTTACCTTTTCGCACGCATCGATCATGTACAACGTGCTCACGCGCGCGCCGGGCGTCGGCAAGCTCGTGCAGGTCGGCATCCGCGACGTGTGCGAGGAGGAAATGGAGTACGTGGCGACGCAGGGCGATCGGGCGCGGGTGTTCTTCGATCGTGACCTCGCGCGGCGCAAGTTCACGGGCGAGCCCTTTGCCGAGATCACGCGCGGGATCGTGGACGCCTTGCCGCGTGAGGTCTGGGTCTCCTTCGATATCGACGGCCTCGATCCGCGCTTCTGCCCGCACACGGGCACGCCCGTGCCCGGCGGGCTCGATTTTCACGAGGCGGTGTACGTGATCGGGGAGGTCGTGCGGTCCGGCCGCACGATTGTCGGCTTCGACCTCAACGAGGTCGCGCCGGGGCCGGACGGCGACGAGTGGGACGCGAACGTGGGGGCGCGCCTGCTTTACAAGCTGATCGGCTTTGCCCTGGCGAGCCAGGGCAAGGCCACGCTTCGCTGA
- a CDS encoding iron-containing alcohol dehydrogenase produces MKFSFRTTPEIHFGAGSLAEAPAAVARLGRRCLLVSGRFSLERSGKLAQIEDGLRAQGVALSRYRVDGEPDLVVADEGARVAREGGCDVVLAIGGGSVIDAAKAAAALATNEGAAIDYVEAVGAGKSITRAPLPLVAVPTTAGSGSEVTKNSVLRVPELRVKRSIRSDLMVPRVAIVDPALIATAPRSVAASSGLDALTHLVEAYLSKGAQPMTDVLVVPGITLAYRALGALAEDRATDESHEAMALAALWGGIALANAGLGAVHGLVAPLGGFCGVPHGAGCGCLLPATFATNVAALRARAPAHPALARAHEVADLLLPRDAPDRSPERAADAFRALRDKLGVPPLRGYGVGEADLASIIAGSRAGSMRSNPIELTDDELEGILRRTLDG; encoded by the coding sequence CTTGCTCGTCTCCGGCAGGTTTTCGCTCGAACGCTCGGGGAAACTCGCCCAGATCGAGGACGGGCTCCGGGCGCAGGGCGTGGCGCTTTCGCGATATCGTGTCGATGGCGAGCCAGACCTCGTGGTCGCGGACGAGGGCGCGCGCGTGGCCCGCGAGGGCGGCTGCGACGTCGTGCTCGCGATCGGCGGCGGCAGCGTGATCGACGCGGCAAAGGCGGCGGCCGCGCTCGCCACGAACGAGGGAGCGGCGATCGATTACGTCGAGGCCGTCGGCGCCGGCAAATCGATCACGCGAGCGCCCTTGCCGCTCGTCGCCGTGCCCACGACGGCGGGCAGCGGCTCCGAGGTCACGAAAAACAGCGTATTGCGCGTCCCCGAGCTCCGCGTCAAGCGCAGCATCCGCAGCGACCTCATGGTCCCGCGCGTCGCGATCGTCGACCCCGCGCTCATCGCGACGGCGCCAAGAAGCGTCGCCGCCTCCTCCGGACTCGACGCGCTCACGCACCTCGTCGAGGCGTACCTTTCGAAGGGCGCGCAGCCGATGACCGACGTGCTCGTCGTCCCCGGCATCACGCTCGCTTATCGCGCGCTCGGCGCGCTCGCCGAGGATCGGGCGACGGACGAATCGCACGAGGCCATGGCGCTCGCGGCGCTCTGGGGCGGCATTGCGCTTGCCAATGCGGGGCTTGGCGCCGTGCATGGCCTCGTCGCGCCGCTCGGCGGCTTCTGCGGCGTCCCACACGGCGCCGGCTGTGGTTGCCTCTTGCCGGCCACCTTCGCCACGAACGTCGCCGCCCTGCGCGCCCGCGCGCCCGCGCACCCGGCCCTCGCCCGCGCCCACGAGGTCGCCGACCTGCTCCTGCCGCGAGACGCGCCCGATCGCAGCCCCGAGCGCGCGGCCGACGCGTTTCGTGCTTTACGGGACAAACTCGGCGTGCCGCCGCTCCGCGGCTACGGGGTCGGCGAGGCCGACCTCGCCTCCATCATCGCGGGCTCACGCGCGGGCAGCATGCGCTCGAATCCGATCGAATTGACGGACGACGAGCTCGAGGGGATCTTGCGGCGGACGCTCGACGGCTAG
- a CDS encoding radical SAM protein yields MDCVSCITPTRQDRPHTFFHHERAACPTCRETHEGRVVLRGDSPVRLLLCPTCGPSEEILPGTSSAYVERFLARGEVPEGFEGEIEFKETTSTCPGCLTLLPAKVVIREGRVYFKKNCAACGPSEALVSEDAKYYVRAYAFARAGTEPLKFATKVEHGCPTDCGTCEDHEQHTCLPIIEVTDHCNLECPICIVDNQYSNHIDLDTFTRMIDTLVANEGQCESVALSGGEPTSHPRILDLVRIASRPEIGRVVVITNGIRLGKDRAFAQALKESGAYVGLQLDGFSAETHEKIRGRDLVKEKEAALVMLRELQIPTQIIFVATRGVNDDQIGKVVELFLSEDHFLSLNFQPAAYTGHGGGLFDHDPMDRLTIPGVVRRVAEQTGGKLEVDDFFPLPCSHPQCVSLTYLLRLEDGTFLPFSRFVDFTKHGSLLRSSATLPATPEMEQTLQDVLYDVYARQDEIERGPEILAALKRTLKVMFPDRPMTQKESLLVGEQQAKSIFLHHYMDRHDFDLERLRKCCHHYPQTDGRIMPACGFNMFHRGAAKGPGTQTPSWGKKPWVKENGTTRLSIVNT; encoded by the coding sequence ATGGATTGCGTTAGCTGTATCACGCCGACCCGACAGGACCGGCCGCACACGTTTTTTCACCACGAGCGCGCGGCGTGTCCGACGTGCCGCGAGACGCACGAGGGTCGGGTGGTGCTGCGCGGCGACAGCCCCGTACGGCTCCTCCTTTGCCCGACGTGCGGGCCTTCCGAGGAGATCCTGCCCGGCACGTCGAGCGCGTACGTCGAGCGTTTCCTCGCGCGTGGCGAGGTGCCCGAGGGCTTCGAAGGAGAAATCGAGTTCAAGGAGACGACCTCCACCTGCCCGGGTTGCCTCACGCTCCTGCCCGCGAAGGTCGTGATCCGCGAGGGCCGCGTGTATTTCAAGAAAAACTGCGCGGCGTGTGGGCCCTCCGAGGCGCTCGTGTCGGAGGACGCGAAATATTACGTGCGGGCTTATGCGTTCGCGCGCGCCGGCACCGAGCCCTTGAAGTTCGCCACGAAGGTCGAGCACGGCTGCCCCACGGATTGTGGGACCTGCGAGGATCACGAGCAGCACACCTGCCTGCCGATCATCGAGGTCACAGACCACTGCAACCTCGAGTGCCCGATCTGCATCGTCGACAACCAGTACTCGAACCACATCGATCTCGACACGTTCACGCGGATGATCGACACCCTCGTCGCGAACGAGGGCCAGTGCGAGTCCGTGGCGCTCTCCGGCGGCGAACCCACGAGCCACCCCCGGATCCTCGACCTCGTGCGTATCGCGAGCCGCCCCGAGATCGGGCGCGTCGTGGTCATCACGAACGGCATCCGGCTCGGCAAGGACCGGGCGTTTGCCCAGGCCCTCAAGGAGAGCGGCGCCTACGTGGGGCTGCAGCTCGACGGCTTCTCCGCCGAGACCCACGAGAAGATCCGCGGCCGTGACCTCGTGAAGGAGAAGGAGGCCGCGCTCGTGATGCTGCGCGAGCTCCAGATCCCCACGCAGATCATCTTCGTCGCGACGCGCGGGGTGAACGACGATCAGATCGGAAAGGTCGTCGAGCTCTTCCTCTCGGAGGACCATTTCCTCTCGCTGAACTTCCAGCCCGCGGCGTACACGGGCCACGGCGGCGGCCTGTTCGACCACGATCCGATGGATCGGCTCACCATCCCGGGCGTCGTGCGGCGCGTGGCCGAGCAGACGGGCGGCAAGCTCGAGGTCGACGATTTTTTCCCGCTGCCCTGCTCGCACCCACAATGCGTGTCGCTCACGTATCTGCTCCGCCTCGAGGACGGCACGTTCCTGCCGTTCTCGCGGTTCGTCGATTTCACGAAGCACGGCTCGCTCCTCCGCTCGAGCGCGACCTTGCCCGCGACGCCGGAGATGGAGCAGACGCTGCAGGACGTGCTTTACGACGTCTACGCGCGGCAGGACGAGATCGAGCGGGGGCCCGAGATCCTCGCGGCGCTCAAGCGCACGCTGAAGGTGATGTTCCCGGACCGGCCGATGACGCAAAAAGAGAGCCTGCTCGTCGGGGAGCAGCAGGCGAAATCGATCTTCTTGCACCATTACATGGACCGGCACGACTTCGACCTCGAGCGCCTGCGCAAATGCTGCCACCACTACCCGCAGACGGACGGGCGGATCATGCCGGCGTGTGGGTTCAACATGTTCCACCGCGGCGCGGCGAAGGGCCCCGGCACGCAGACGCCGAGCTGGGGCAAGAAGCCCTGGGTCAAGGAAAACGGGACGACGCGCCTCTCGATCGTGAATACATGA
- a CDS encoding SDR family NAD(P)-dependent oxidoreductase, whose product MTKLCEGHVALVTGGSKGLGRAIAVTLAREGAHVGFNWTKSEGEAKETLAAIEAHGVRGFSFRTSVLDKQGLAAAVKEMENVVGTVDVLVNNAGVSDVVPVALMDEEDWDRVMDTNVKGTFLATQAVLRGMVKLRRGRILNIGSLAGVKMMQAPVHYSTAKAAIKGFTESLAKEIGRYGITVNNLAPGVLEGGVSVNLPKGRLDEYLRHTALGRLGTFQEVAEMAAFLVSDRASYVNGATILVDGAV is encoded by the coding sequence ATGACGAAACTCTGCGAAGGGCACGTCGCCCTGGTGACGGGCGGATCCAAGGGCCTCGGGCGGGCGATCGCGGTGACGCTCGCCCGGGAGGGGGCGCACGTCGGGTTCAACTGGACGAAATCGGAGGGCGAGGCGAAGGAGACGCTCGCCGCGATCGAGGCGCACGGGGTGCGAGGGTTTTCCTTCCGGACGAGCGTGCTCGACAAGCAGGGGCTCGCCGCGGCCGTGAAGGAAATGGAGAATGTGGTGGGGACCGTGGACGTGCTCGTGAACAACGCGGGCGTCTCCGACGTGGTGCCGGTCGCCTTGATGGACGAGGAGGACTGGGATCGCGTGATGGATACGAACGTGAAAGGCACGTTCCTCGCCACGCAGGCCGTCCTGCGGGGCATGGTGAAGCTGCGGCGCGGGCGTATCCTCAACATCGGATCGCTCGCCGGGGTGAAGATGATGCAGGCGCCGGTGCATTACAGCACGGCGAAGGCGGCCATCAAGGGTTTTACCGAGTCGCTCGCCAAGGAGATCGGGCGGTACGGGATCACCGTGAACAACCTCGCGCCCGGGGTGCTCGAGGGCGGGGTCAGCGTGAACCTGCCCAAAGGTCGGCTCGACGAGTATCTGCGGCACACGGCGCTCGGCAGGCTCGGCACGTTCCAGGAGGTCGCCGAGATGGCGGCGTTCCTCGTGTCGGATCGCGCGTCGTACGTGAATGGGGCGACCATTCTGGTGGATGGGGCGGTCTGA